The Bacillaceae bacterium IKA-2 DNA window CCAATTTTCCTCAAGGATCGCTTCACTCTCTTTACTAACAGCCGTATCCTTCTGTCCGCATCCAGCAATAATAATAATTGTTAAAAAAGCAATAATCGAAATAAAAATATTTTTTTTCATACTATCCCCCTAATTATTTAGTCTTTAGTGAATTTCATCATATCAATAAATTAACCACATCAAGTTACAACTAGTTGTAATATACTAATATTTTGAATCAGTAACAAAATACCAAGTATTTTGAATCAGTAGCAAAATACCTAGTGGCGCTGAATCTACATTATGAAATTCATTTATCTATTTTCAGTATAGAAAAAGCCGCCTTATTTTTCTGTAAGGCAGCTTACACTATAACTATATTATATAGCTGTGAAGCTCGGATACTCAACTTAGAGCTTTATCACGACTTAAAAATCAATAAGAATTATTGCTTTTTCCAGCTCTTTTCGAACCTAGGCTTTAAAATTGATCCTATAACAACCATAACGAATACTACTAGAAAAACTACAAATAAGATCCACACTGAATCGGTTGCATGTTCTCCTAAGTATGAAAAAAGAATCGTTGCTGGTGTTTGCCCGATGGCTGTCCCAATTATATATGTTCTAAATCTCATCGTTGTCAAACCTGCAGCAAAGCTAACCATTCCATAGGAAGCAATCGGAACAATCCTCGCTAAAATAATTGAATGAATACCATAACTTTTAAAAAAATTACTCATCCAAGATAAGATTTTTTTGTTCACGACTTTTTCGACGACTGGTCTACCTAAGCTACGTGAAATATAAAAAGCAGCTATTGCACCGAAAAGAGCACTAATCCACGAGAGAAGTCCACCTAAAAATGTACCAAATAAAAGTCCATTAGCAAAAGTTATCACAAAAGTTGGTAACGGTGCAATGATAACTGCTATGATCATTAAAATCGTAGAAACAAATGGCGACCAAAATCCATATAACAGCAAGTAATCTCTTATGCCCTCAATATCTCCATTTGCTAGTTGTTTAATTGATTCATCAATAAAACTTCTGACACTTGGTAAAAGTGCATACAGCAAGATAGGCGATAAGATGATCACAAACCTAATAAATATCATGGTCGCTCGGTTTTTTTTCAACTCGTTTACTCCTCAATTCAAATAGTTCAACAAAAACAACTAATTACTACTTAGTGGAAAAATATTCAGATAAAAAAGTAGTGACTTCTTCTGGTGTTTTTGCGTTAGCACTGTGTAAGTGTCCGATTTTCTGCCCATTTTCAAACACTAAAAGGCTTGGAATCCCCATCACTTCATATTTTTCTGCTAACTCTGGAATATTGTCTCGGTCTACTTCATAAAACGGGAAAGCTGGTAATTGTTCAAGTACACTTCCAATAAAAAAGTCCATTCGTCTACAATCAGGGCACCAATCAGCATAAAATTTAATCACTACTCGATTGTCACCGACAATTAGATCTTCAAATTGTTGTTTGTTTTCAATATTTTCAGCCACTTGATCATCTCCTTTTGATAATTATAAATCATTTCTATTGTAACATCCGTAAGCTAGCTTACAAAAATGACTGGTTATCCTAAAAGCGCCTTATCCTGCTCAACAAGATAATTTTGAAACATCTCTGTCAAAATGCAACAATAAAAAAAGGCTGATCTGAGTGAACAGATCAACCCTCTTGTTTGATAAATAGCTTGCTGAGTGAATTTCTTAATACCAATAAATCAGCCACATCTAGTTGAGGAGAATGGATCAACTAGATGTAGTATTAGTAGCGCTGAATCAGTTCAGCATGATGAAATTCATTAACTTTACTTCTAATAACCAGTACCCACATACGCCGTTCCAATAATTACTAACAATATAAATAGAACAGCGATTAGCGCGAAACCTGCTCCTGCTCCTGTTCTTGCTACCGGTGCCGGTGCTCCTCCTGGCCCAGCGAACGCTGTTGCTTGTGCTTGTGCTTCTGCTCCATATGACATGGTAAGACACTCCTTTTTATATTTTTTTTGTAGTTATTAAACCACATATCCACACTATATTCATAACTCATAAAATGTGACTAGACAAACAGACTATTTATTCTATTTTTAAAGATCATTGAAAACTAAAGCGAACCCGATAATACCTACAAAAAACACCACTCTTATGAACTCATCATTTGAAATAACTCCTTACTTCATCCGCATCATTGGTCTATATAACACATATCCAAGGTTACCCTATAGCCAGTATTTATGCGATCATGGAAATCGCGTACTTAGCTCTTTTACTAATAAAGATTTTGTGAAATTTGTGGATATATCGCACCTATTTAATAATAAAAAATTACTTTCCTTAGACGGGGTACACCCTAATAAACTAGGTTACCAATTAATTGCAGAACAAATAGTTTCATCTGGGTATTATCCTATTTTATAAAATGTTAACTACTTAAATGAAATTCATTCATTTTGATATATATCTAGATGCTTAAAAGAGAAGTAAACAAAAAAAGAGCGATGCAATCCAATGCATAACTCTTTTGCCTTTTAATATTGTCTGATTTTTATCTTTACTTCGGTTATAACAAAACAAGTATGAATTGTATGAATTCTCTTGATGTGTTTATTACCCTTAATTAAATTGTCTTTTTGTAAACAACAGCTAAAATTAGCGCGAAGAAAACATGTGTCATTAGGTTCATTAATTGGTCTGGTGTAAATGCTTGAGGTAAATTGGTTCCCATTCCCATCATCATTGGCATTATCACAAGCGGACCAAGGATCCACAAAACTACACCATAGATAACTGCAGCTTTGTAATATGAACCTCTCGTCTTAACAATAACTCCGAAACCTATTCCAAATACAATACTTATGATCATGTGTATGATCCAACCGACAATTACACTTTCGCTCCCTACCATACTCGCGACCATTGGGATCATTCCCATCATCTGCATTAACATTCCAAATACAATCCCTGCAACAATACCGCCAATAATCCCCGCTCGAATAGGTCTTTGATATGTTTCCACTACATCACTCATGTTATTATCACTCCTTTTTTAAATTTTCTTAATTTTATAATAACTTAATCGTCATTAATAAACTGTAAGCCAGATTACATATTTAAAAATTATAGAGCCTAATAAGCTTCTCATTTCAATAAATGTCAACCTTACAAGACAACGAGTTGTTTTGTCCGTGGCCAGTAATAAAAATCCCTACTCTTAATTAAGAGTAGGGATTTTAACTTACTTATTTAAGTGTTTAAGTAATTATCGACCTTACTGGTCTGTGGTAGTAATAACCCTGCCCTAGCTTTACTCCTAGTTCCGAGAAAAATTGCGCCTCTTCAATTCTTTCGATTCCTTCAGCAATAACCTTAACTTCTCTTTCAAGCCAATAGCTAATTAATGCTTTCATCAGATGCTGCCTATACATATCCTCATCAATATAATCGACTAACATTCGATCAAGCTTAACATACTCTGGCTTTACTAGTGTTAAGTTTGTTAATCCTGAGTATCCAATTCCGACATCATCAATCGCAAATTCAAATCCCTCTGTTTTAAGATCATAAATCTTTTTTTCGACGTCTTTACGAGTATAGTCGTTTAATCCCTCTCGCTCTGAAATTTCTAGGACAACATTTTTAAAAATATTCTTATCCGTGTTTTCGAGAAAGTGTTGCCATTCTTTTGAAAATAATGTTGATAAATGAACATTTATAAAATGTTTTCCTACTTCACCAAATTCCTTTAAATTAGAAACTGTGTTTTCAATAGCTGCAATATCTACTTTCGCGATCAAGCCGTGGCTGGCTGCAAATGAATAAAATTCTCCCGCATGATGAAAGCCTGAATCTTTCGCTGGTCGATTTAAGAATTCAGTTGCAAAAATCCCCCCATCAGGTAAAGAGACAATATTTTGATTATACAACTCTAATTTTGCTCCTTTAATAATTTCATTTACGGAATCCCTTTTAATTTCACACATCACTTTATTTTTTCGAAATAAGTTAAGCTTTTCTAATATAATTGCCAAATTCTTCGCCTCCACATATATCGTGAGTGATATTTTTCCAATTGTCCTATTATTTTTGAAACGTTAATGGCCATTGGTTTCCCATTAGCCTGACAACTTTATTGAGGATCATAGATTTCCGTATCTGGCTCAAACGCTGCCCAAGCAAACCAGAACGTATCGACTTTAAATGGAACGGCGTTCAATCGCTCCCCTTCTAAAGGGCCGTCTGTCGCTACTCCAAAAAAGTTCCACGTTGACTCAGTTTGCTCATCTTTAAATGTTCCATCTTGATAATAGAAATTTAATTGCTCTCCATCTACCTCACGAAAGTAAGCAATCGTACTACCTACCTCTTTTCCACCTGCAACTGTGCTTTGATCAAGACCTGAAGCTGTACCCTCAGAATAAAACAGAACAATTTGAGTGTCTTCTATCAAACTTTTTTCTTGTAGATCGTCTAGTAAATATGCTTTTGCTTGATCAGCTATTTTCACGGCAACAATCCTTTCTTTTGGAGCAAAGCTTTCATCAAGTTTACCGGAAAATAAAAATGGCGGACTATTTACATCATCATAGCCAACATACGGGTTGTTGCCATAATCACGTTGAAAACCAGTATCTCTAGATAATACTTTTGCTGTTGGAAATCCCTTTTTAAACTCTGACCAAGAAATAATCGTACTTGGGACAATTTCTAGCTGGTGTTTATCGTAAATTCCAGAGATACCATTGCCACCAAAGTGGGACCACAATGACTGTGTTTGGCGATCGTACATTAATAATGCTCCATTATATAAATATCCTGTCGTACCGAAGTCTAATAAATCATTTTCGGTTTCCCTTTCAAAGCTGAATGCCGAATTACATAAAGGACAGAATGTTACTGTAACAGGTATGCCGTTTATCGTATCATTGACAATTTCATGCCACATCATTATTTGCATCGGATAAGCTCTTGCTTCACCAGCCACTTCGACGTGAATCACTGGTTCATTCTCTTCAATCCATGCATCTGCAGCTTCGATGCTAATAAATGAGGGCTGATCAATAGAAGGAATACCTTCTGGCGGCGGCCCTCCTAACAATAGTTTTTCTTGTTCTTCTATTGGTAATTGTTGAAGACTTTCAAGCAATTCGCTTGAAGTTAAAAATTGCTGTTCACTTAGTAAATTCTCAGTTTCCTCAAAAGTTTCAGGTGCCGAGGTTTGTTCATCTTGTTCATGTTTGTCAAAAAAGTTTGTATAAAAGATATACCCGATAAAAACTATGGCAACACTTCCCAAAATCCATTTTCTCATCATTCTTGACCTCCCTTAAAATTTATATTCAAAAAAGCTATTTAGACTTACTAGATTGTTCTCGTTCAACGACATCATATATCTATATAATACTAATTATGGCTATTAATTTCTGTAAGACAGCTTACATAGTTGTAAAGAGTCCTTATATTAAAATAAAAAAGAGAACAAGAGTTTAAGCTCTTGTTCCCTTTTTATTTAACGAAATACTATTTCACTGACTAATTAGCTAGAGTTTTATAAAGATTACTAAAATTCTACCTTAGAAAAGGGGAAATCGATCAATAATTACTCCCAAAACTGCTTCAAAGTTAAACGTTATATCGCTAATTATCTATTTTTCTTCTCCAAACGAGGCTGGCATGACCACAGCGACTACTTCCCCACGAGCACACAATACGTCATTAGCAAAGACATCTATAGATACCTTCCATTTTTTGGGGTGGATCTCTTCAACAGTCCCGATTGCCTTTAGTGGCACCCCTTGTGGCGTCGGCTTTAAAAAGTCTACTTTTAAAGAACCAGTCACAAATCTCGTTGGATCTGCTCCTTCGCCAACTTCATGTCCATTTTTACGATGCACGCCCAATGATGCTGAGCCTGTTCCATGACAATCAATTAATGCAGCAATCAAGCCCCCGTAAACAAAACCCGGAATTGCTGTAAGCTCTGTTGACGGTTCATAAATCGTTATCGTTTGCTCTCCTTGCCAACCTGTCCGAAATTGATGACCGTTTTTATTTAAGCGCCCACATCCATAACACCATGAAAAATCTTCTGGATAAAAATCTTGAATTGCTTTTTCTACTTTTCCCATCTAAAAATACCCCCCTTTATCAGAAAATTATAACATATTGAAAGCGCTTAATGTAACTTTTTTGTCATAAATTCCCTATCATTAGCCAACTATACCACTAACAAAATGGAGCATGACTAATGCCAGGTTTTCTCTACCAAAATAAATATAATTTCCTAATCTATTAGTGAAGCAATTCACAAATTTTCATTTCAACCCTAGAACTTAACACTGGTAATGTCATATATATAGTAAGGAATGAATAAAATACTGTACTACTTTGCGAATTTAAGTAACGGAAGAGGTGGAATAATTATGCATCATTTAAGACCACTTGTTCAATGGTTTTCATTAACAAAGCAATAAATTAACACTTTCCGCAGGTATTTGCCTATTATTATATTTTTTTATTGCAAATATTTTAAGTATTAATGCTGTCATAGGTTTTACCTGATTTAAAATGATCCAAAAAATATTTAAAGCCTCAAATGTAGTCAATATAAAACGACTCATATTCGTGAAGGGAGGAATTTTTCCATGTTTTTATTTAATAGAAAAAAGCCCAAAAAGCAATTCCCTATTATTGATGTTACAATTCATGATGTTCGAAAGGCGGTAATGATATTTTCAGACAGTTTAGCAAAAGGAGTTTTTACGACAATTTTAATAAACGATGATAATAGTATTGATTTTCAACAACTCGCTCGAACTTTAGGTGGTATTCCGACTAAAACTTATTACATGTCAAAAGAAACTTTTGATATTTTTGAAGAAGAAGAAAAGGAAATTCCCGCGATTATGGATAAAGTTCAAAGAGCAGTCGATGCTTTTATCAAGGAATTCAAAAAACATCCTTCAATTAAATATGATCCTTATTTTCGAGTAAATTACTATTTATTGATGCAGGAAGGTTTTCTTGATTTTCGTCCAGACATTCCATTGTACATTTATAAAGATGGAATGATTACACACATTAAACCGTCTGAATAATCTAACTAAATGGAAAAACATTAAAATAAGCTACTACCGAAGCTATTCCATAAGCACTTGGAATGACTGACACTTTGCTTTGGGACAGACTCGGTAGACAATATTTTTGAGGCTGGTTACACAGCATGGCATGTAATACATGGGACTCCACTATCGATATGTTCCCAATGGTTATCGACTAAATCCCCAGAAGGTGTTGAAAATCAATGACGTTACTAAAGAAGTGCCCATCTTCGCTACACCTAGATGTGGGGGACTTAACCCTTAATGCAATAGCTGTTTGTTAAATGGATATTTCTTTTATTAGTTCTGGGAGAGTCTCTAAATAATAGGTGAGATATTTCTTATGCACCAATTCGGAAACACTCCCCTCTTTAACTTCATCATAAGGGGTAACCTGTACACTCTCTACTTTTATAATATGATAACCGTAATCCGTTTTAACCGGTTGTCATGCACCTCCATCTACAGCAATCGCTTCTATATTGTTTTTCATTGTTACACCACCTTTAGAAAGACTCACGGTAATGTCAGAGATTTTGGCAATCTGATTATTATGTGTAACGACAATGATGCATTTATCTTCCTTATGAGCTAAGTCTTGAAATAGCCTAACTATGTCACTTGCTGTATCTTCATCTAAGTTCCCTGTAGGTTCATCCGCTACAATTAAATCGGATTGACAACAAAGTGCTCGCGCTATTGAGATACGTTGTTGTTGTCCACCGCTCAATGTCAATACCATTTGTTTTGCTTGAGATTCGGTAATTCCGACCTTTTCTAACATCTCTAGAGCAAGTTGTTTTTTATTTTTTACAGTTGATCCTGTTATCTCCATTGCCGTTAAAATATTTTGCAACCCTGTCATATATGGAAGTAGATTAAATGACTGAAAAACAATTGAGACGTACTGGTTACGGAACTGGGATAAGCCTATTTTTTTAATGTCTTTTCCTTCGTATAAAACCTTCCCACCCTTAGGTATATCTAATGCGCTTGCAAGCGACAAAAAAGTCGTTTTTCCTGAACCTGATGGGCCAACAATTGTATAAAAATTTCCTTTATCAAAACTTACATTGACATTTTTTAAGATTGGAAGTGTATTATTTTCCTGTTTATACCAATAGCTAACATTTTGAAATTCAAGTAAATGGTTCATAAATCCCTCGCCTCCTAATCTTGTTTTGTTAATATTGTTTTAGGGTGTAATCGTAAAATAGATAAGGATGGTAACAGTGCTGATAATAAGGCAATAAATAAGCCGATCACAGCAAGCATTCCTAAGTCCTCAGTTGTGATTTGTACTAACAATTCATCTATTGGTTCGACTTGCTGTGTTGCTATATTTCCTCTTCCCATTCCTGCTCCCCTTACTGATCCAAATGACTCAGGGGTTGAACTCGTTTCCTCCACTTGCAATTGTTGATTGAGTAGTTGATCACCGACTTGACTTGCCACCATATTTCCAGTAACACTTGCCAAACCTAGAGCGATAATAGCAACCACAACTATTTCAACAAGAAACTGACCGATAAGCTTAGATTTCTTTTCTCCAAGTGCTAATAGAACACCTATTTCATATTTTCTTTCACGGATCGACATCATGACAATCAATCCAAGAATAATAGCCCCAGCCATTGTAACTAAATAAACGACATTTTCAGAAAATGATGCTACGTTATTAATTGGTCCAATCATTTGTTGATATAATCGATCGTTTGTATCTAATGAAAATACAGTGAAGTCTATACTACTCTCTGCATTTGCTCGGTCAATAAAATTGTCGATATTGACGGGATCATCGATGTGAAAGACCGCTCTGTCAATTGTTCCTATAAACGCTTCGCCCTTCAAACCGTTAGCCA harbors:
- a CDS encoding ABC transporter ATP-binding protein, which encodes MNHLLEFQNVSYWYKQENNTLPILKNVNVSFDKGNFYTIVGPSGSGKTTFLSLASALDIPKGGKVLYEGKDIKKIGLSQFRNQYVSIVFQSFNLLPYMTGLQNILTAMEITGSTVKNKKQLALEMLEKVGITESQAKQMVLTLSGGQQQRISIARALCCQSDLIVADEPTGNLDEDTASDIVRLFQDLAHKEDKCIIVVTHNNQIAKISDITVSLSKGGVTMKNNIEAIAVDGGA
- a CDS encoding thioredoxin family protein — protein: MAENIENKQQFEDLIVGDNRVVIKFYADWCPDCRRMDFFIGSVLEQLPAFPFYEVDRDNIPELAEKYEVMGIPSLLVFENGQKIGHLHSANAKTPEEVTTFLSEYFSTK
- a CDS encoding EAL domain-containing protein, with the translated sequence MAIILEKLNLFRKNKVMCEIKRDSVNEIIKGAKLELYNQNIVSLPDGGIFATEFLNRPAKDSGFHHAGEFYSFAASHGLIAKVDIAAIENTVSNLKEFGEVGKHFINVHLSTLFSKEWQHFLENTDKNIFKNVVLEISEREGLNDYTRKDVEKKIYDLKTEGFEFAIDDVGIGYSGLTNLTLVKPEYVKLDRMLVDYIDEDMYRQHLMKALISYWLEREVKVIAEGIERIEEAQFFSELGVKLGQGYYYHRPVRSIIT
- a CDS encoding YjcZ family sporulation protein, producing the protein MSYGAEAQAQATAFAGPGGAPAPVARTGAGAGFALIAVLFILLVIIGTAYVGTGY
- a CDS encoding TVP38/TMEM64 family protein, which encodes MKKNRATMIFIRFVIILSPILLYALLPSVRSFIDESIKQLANGDIEGIRDYLLLYGFWSPFVSTILMIIAVIIAPLPTFVITFANGLLFGTFLGGLLSWISALFGAIAAFYISRSLGRPVVEKVVNKKILSWMSNFFKSYGIHSIILARIVPIASYGMVSFAAGLTTMRFRTYIIGTAIGQTPATILFSYLGEHATDSVWILFVVFLVVFVMVVIGSILKPRFEKSWKKQ
- a CDS encoding DUF3179 domain-containing protein, producing MMRKWILGSVAIVFIGYIFYTNFFDKHEQDEQTSAPETFEETENLLSEQQFLTSSELLESLQQLPIEEQEKLLLGGPPPEGIPSIDQPSFISIEAADAWIEENEPVIHVEVAGEARAYPMQIMMWHEIVNDTINGIPVTVTFCPLCNSAFSFERETENDLLDFGTTGYLYNGALLMYDRQTQSLWSHFGGNGISGIYDKHQLEIVPSTIISWSEFKKGFPTAKVLSRDTGFQRDYGNNPYVGYDDVNSPPFLFSGKLDESFAPKERIVAVKIADQAKAYLLDDLQEKSLIEDTQIVLFYSEGTASGLDQSTVAGGKEVGSTIAYFREVDGEQLNFYYQDGTFKDEQTESTWNFFGVATDGPLEGERLNAVPFKVDTFWFAWAAFEPDTEIYDPQ
- a CDS encoding DUF3939 domain-containing protein translates to MFLFNRKKPKKQFPIIDVTIHDVRKAVMIFSDSLAKGVFTTILINDDNSIDFQQLARTLGGIPTKTYYMSKETFDIFEEEEKEIPAIMDKVQRAVDAFIKEFKKHPSIKYDPYFRVNYYLLMQEGFLDFRPDIPLYIYKDGMITHIKPSE
- a CDS encoding PaaI family thioesterase — protein: MGKVEKAIQDFYPEDFSWCYGCGRLNKNGHQFRTGWQGEQTITIYEPSTELTAIPGFVYGGLIAALIDCHGTGSASLGVHRKNGHEVGEGADPTRFVTGSLKVDFLKPTPQGVPLKAIGTVEEIHPKKWKVSIDVFANDVLCARGEVVAVVMPASFGEEK